A genome region from Baekduia alba includes the following:
- the sigJ gene encoding RNA polymerase sigma factor SigJ: MSESSPRRAEQPDAAMGDKELEALRRHGFGVAYRMLGSAAEAEDIAQEALLRLTRQEGPIDEPAAWMTTVATRLSINVLKSARARRESYVGPWLPDPLLEDPAPGPASRAELADSLSLALLVLLERLTPVERAAYLLREVFGYEYAEIAEVVGRTQVNTRQVVTRARKHLEANRPRFDPDEASRDALLERFLAASEDGDLESLEQLLAKDAVLYVDGGGKVIAPQEPLVGAVLIARFMAALPRLRRAFGEYESELVRVNGQPGRLLRGRGEPTFGEAEQRAVVEGLALLKAGELDAAEIAAFRTDREGRAVVQSGHLRVQDVLTIDVVDGRIQTVRMVRNPDKLAHL, translated from the coding sequence ATGAGCGAGAGCAGTCCCCGGCGGGCAGAGCAGCCGGACGCGGCGATGGGCGACAAGGAGCTCGAGGCGCTGCGGCGCCACGGCTTCGGCGTGGCTTACCGGATGCTCGGCAGCGCCGCGGAGGCCGAGGACATCGCCCAGGAGGCGCTCCTGCGGCTGACGCGGCAGGAGGGCCCGATCGACGAGCCGGCCGCCTGGATGACGACCGTGGCGACGCGGCTCTCGATCAACGTCCTCAAGTCGGCGCGGGCCCGTCGCGAGTCCTACGTCGGACCGTGGCTGCCCGACCCGCTGCTCGAGGACCCGGCGCCCGGCCCGGCCTCGCGCGCCGAGCTCGCGGACTCGCTGTCGCTGGCCCTGCTCGTGCTGCTGGAGCGGCTGACGCCGGTCGAGCGCGCGGCCTACCTCCTGCGCGAGGTCTTCGGCTACGAGTACGCGGAGATCGCCGAGGTCGTGGGGCGGACGCAGGTCAACACGCGCCAGGTCGTGACGCGGGCGCGCAAGCACCTCGAGGCCAACCGCCCGCGCTTCGACCCCGACGAGGCGTCGCGCGACGCGCTGCTCGAGCGGTTCCTCGCGGCCTCCGAGGACGGCGACCTGGAGTCCCTGGAGCAGCTGCTCGCCAAGGACGCCGTCCTGTACGTCGACGGCGGCGGCAAGGTCATCGCGCCGCAGGAGCCGCTCGTCGGCGCCGTCCTGATCGCGCGCTTCATGGCCGCCCTGCCGCGGCTGCGCCGCGCGTTCGGCGAGTACGAGAGCGAGCTGGTGCGGGTCAACGGCCAGCCGGGCCGCCTGCTGCGCGGCCGGGGCGAGCCGACCTTCGGCGAGGCCGAGCAGCGCGCGGTCGTCGAGGGACTGGCGCTCCTGAAGGCCGGTGAGCTCGACGCCGCCGAGATCGCCGCGTTCAGGACCGATCGCGAAGGCCGCGCGGTCGTGCAATCGGGGCACCTGCGGGTCCAGGACGTCCTCACGATCGACGTCGTCGACGGCCGGATCCAGACCGTGCGCATGGTGCGCAACCCGGACAAGCTCGCTCATCTCTGA
- a CDS encoding YceI family protein, translating into MSTHATDQAGTPNIETTRWRIDPARSSVEFRTRMLLGWPVATGRFSRYQGTLDLTERPAIELTIETASLDTGNEKRDEHLRGADFFGAEAHPYVRFVSDSATLDGERLKVRGRLYARGSSMPLELDVTLRRDGDELEIEAVTDADHRQLGMTWNKLGTLRTPSRLRIQGRLVPDLD; encoded by the coding sequence ATGAGCACACACGCAACCGACCAGGCCGGAACACCGAACATCGAGACCACGCGCTGGCGGATCGACCCGGCCCGCTCCAGCGTCGAGTTCCGCACCAGGATGCTGCTCGGATGGCCGGTCGCGACGGGTCGCTTCTCCCGCTACCAGGGCACGCTCGACCTCACCGAGCGGCCCGCCATCGAGCTGACGATCGAGACCGCGAGCCTCGACACCGGCAACGAGAAGCGCGATGAGCACCTGCGCGGGGCCGACTTCTTCGGCGCGGAGGCGCACCCCTACGTCCGGTTCGTGTCCGACAGCGCGACGCTCGACGGGGAGCGGCTGAAGGTCCGCGGCCGCCTCTACGCCCGCGGCAGCAGCATGCCGCTGGAGCTCGACGTGACGCTGCGCCGCGACGGCGACGAGCTCGAGATCGAGGCCGTAACCGACGCCGACCACCGCCAGCTCGGCATGACCTGGAACAAGCTGGGCACGCTGCGCACGCCGAGCCGGCTGCGCATCCAGGGGCGCCTCGTGCCGGACCTCGACTAG